The following are encoded in a window of Fulvia fulva chromosome 7, complete sequence genomic DNA:
- a CDS encoding Putative helicase mug81: MSPSAENAASQWLEQLAAMRAAIAELKLPQTNGEAQEPVYGDDLDLDDDDPSPASGSDDIWDLVSEDEEDDYSEESAEIPAATQEKVEDGNREWLRRRCAAVASRGSGLDASGLEDQIVAVLASDSSGDELQMTLADILGFDELDLVGDVIHYRRKILSSPTSRTSAPSGILSKAERAAKLREADLQHKSASLAPARNRSQAEYPHVYRSHGAGNTRSAHASKYSLPVGTERIEREKYEEYSISAAAVDTRAKHQKLVQISELDALCKRTFKGYKTLNRMQSLVYQVAYHTSENMLVCAPTGAGKTDAAMLTILNTVAKNIHPNPIEEPEAAEFAVHTEEFKIVYVAPMKALAAEITDKLGKRLAWLGIQVRELTGDMQLTKAEIVQTQIIVTTPEKWDVVTRKSTGDTALVQKVRLLIVDEVHMLHDERGAVLESLVARTERQVESTQSLIRIVGLSATLPNYVDVADFLKVNRMAGLFYFDQSFRPVPLEQHFLGVKGKAGTKTSRDNIDNTAFEKVRDMLERDHQIMVFVHSRKDTVKTARLLYEKATEEGLTDLFDPSHHEGYTQALKDVKQSKGRGIRELVAKGMGTHHAGMPRSDRNMIERLFAAGVLKVLCCTATLAWGVNLPAAAVIIKGTQLYSAEAGKFVDLGILDVLQIFGRAGRLQYQDTGIGMIITSQDKLQHYLMAVTQQQPIESQFSKKLVDNLNAEIALGTVTSVPEAVTWLGYSYLFVRMKKNPIAYGIEWMELQHDPNLVQRRRDLIVRAANVLQQSQMIIFNPTTEELRSKDVGRIASQFYVLQTSVEIFNTMMRPRATEADVLKMISMSGEFDNITSRETEEKELMRLKDEAAPCDIEGGIGTQHGKTNVLLQSYISKANLEDFTLVSDTAYVAQNAARICRALFMIALNRRWGYQCLVLLSMCKSIEKRVWPYEHPFHQFDLPQSVIRHLDEKGGTASIETLREMESAEIGSLVHNQKMGSTIGKLLDNFPTVAVEAEIAPLNRDVLRVKLFITPEFRWNDRHHGKSESYWIWVENSETSEIYHHEYFILSRRKLYDDHELNFTIPLSDPLPSQIYVRAVSDRWLGAETVTPVSFQHLIRPDTESVYTDLLNLQPLPIKALKNSLLEEIYGQRFQFFNPMQTQLFHCMYHTPANVLLGSPTGSGKTIACELAMWWAFREKPGSKVVYIAPMKALVRERVQDWSKRLTRQMGLKLVELTGDNTPDTRTIRDADIIVTTPEKWDGISRSWQTRSYVQQVSLVIIDEIHLLGGDRGPILEIIVSRMNYIASQKKGSVRLVGMSTACANAMDLANWLGVKEGLFNFRHSVRPVPLEIYIDGFPEQRGFCPLMQSMNRPTFLAIKSHSPDKPVIVFVASRRQTRLTARDLINFCGMEDNPRRFVHMSEDDLALNLDRVKDDALREAMSFGIGLHHAGLGESDRQLSEELFANNKIQILVATSTLAWGVNLPAHLVVVKGTQFFDAKIEGYKDMDLTDVLQMLGRAGRPQFDTSGIARIFTQDSKKAFYKHFLHTGFPVESSLHNVLDNHLGAEVSAGTIATKQDALDYLTWTFFFRRLHKNPSYYGLEISAEENNTIAAQEAANDYMIEMVDKSLSELADSKCISIMPNGDVDPTPLGKIMSYYYLAHKTIRTLTEFAKPTATFEDVLSWMCRATEYDELPVRHNEDLINAELSNNLPLKADRLGLVMWDPHVKAHLLLQAHFSRIDLPISDYVGDQNSVLDQAIRILQASIDVLTELGYLQSCKMMMTLLQCVKSARWPDDGPLSTFNGVPPEKEKKRIAEGNSKPQTLIEATTAPKSTIEEALKKVGLPNPSHGRVFKALGQLPQLRVTVTDVNAVGLAVNLSRTNQLENRDHRIYAPRYPKPQTEGYFVLISDAATGDILGLKRVSWPSADKVKGANTSRPSTRATMKLPNSDKERKVQVAVVSDSYIGMEWTTEDVEIPATPQVMDDGLKKGGDGSGAMTLPPDTVAHK, encoded by the coding sequence ATGTCTCCATCCGCCGAGAACGCAGCGTCGCAATGGCTCGAGCAGCTGGCGGCGATGCGTGCTGCGATTGCCGAGCTGAAGTTGCCACAGACCAACGGCGAGGCCCAAGAGCCGGTGTATGGAGACGATCTCGACCTTGACGATGACGATCCGTCACCTGCGTCTGGCAGCGACGACATATGGGACTTGGTCAGCGAGGATGAAGAGGACGACTACAGCGAAGAAAGCGCAGAGATACCCGCCGCAACACAAGAGAAGGTCGAGGACGGGAACAGAGAATGGCTGAGACGGCGCTGTGCAGCAGTGGCAAGCAGAGGTAGTGGGTTGGATGCCAGCGGCCTCGAAGACCAGATTGTCGCCGTCTTGGCGAGCGACAGCAGTGGCGATGAGCTACAGATGACTCTGGCAGACATTCTCGGCTTTGACGAACTCGACCTGGTAGGCGACGTGATCCACTACCGCAGAAAGAtcctctcctctcctaccTCTCGTACTTCAGCCCCGTCTGGTATCCTCTCCAAGGCCGAACGAGCAGCGAAGCTTCGTGAAGCAGATCTCCAGCACAAAAGTGCATCGCTGGCGCCGGCGCGGAACAGAAGCCAGGCAGAGTATCCCCACGTCTATCGATCTCACGGTGCAGGCAACACGCGTTCTGCCCATGCTTCGAAGTACTCTCTGCCTGTTGGCACTGAGCGCATCGAGCGGGAGAAGTATGAAGAGTACAGCATCTCGGCTGCGGCTGTGGACACGCGAGCCAAGCATCAGAAACTCGTGCAGATCAGTGAGCTGGACGCTCTCTGCAAGAGGACGTTCAAAGGATACAAGACGCTCAACCGCATGCAGAGTCTGGTGTATCAAGTAGCATACCACACCAGTGAGAACATGCTTGTCTGCGCTCCAACTGGTGCAGGTAAGACAGATGCCGCCATGCTCACGATCTTGAATACCGTCGCGAAGAACATTCATCCGAATCCGATCGAAGAGCCAGAAGCTGCAGAGTTCGCAGTGCATACTGAAGAATTCAAGATCGTTTACGTTGCACCGATGAAAGCGCTTGCAGCAGAGATTACGGACAAGCTTGGGAAGAGGCTGGCATGGCTTGGAATACAAGTCCGCGAGTTGACGGGAGACATGCAGCTCACGAAAGCAGAGATCGTGCAGACGCAAATCATTGTCACCACACCAGAAAAGTGGGACGTGGTGACGCGCAAGTCGACTGGTGACACTGCGCTCGTGCAGAAAGTTCGACTGCTGATCGTAGACGAAGTGCACATGCTTCACGACGAGCGAGGCGCTGTCTTGGAATCGCTCGTTGCAAGGACTGAGCGACAGGTCGAGAGCACCCAGTCTCTGATTCGCATTGTTGGCCTCAGTGCCACGCTGCCAAACTATGTCGATGTGGCCGACTTCTTGAAGGTCAATCGCATGGCTGGGCTATTCTACTTCGACCAATCGTTCCGTCCAGTACCACTCGAGCAACACTTCCTTGGTGTCAAGGGCAAAGCCGGTACCAAGACAAGTCGAGACAACATCGATAACACCGCGTTCGAAAAGGTTCGAGACATGTTGGAGCGAGACCACCAGATCATGGTCTTCGTTCACAGTCGCAAAGATACTGTCAAGACTGCCCGGCTGCTATACGAGAAGGCTACCGAAGAAGGCTTGACAGACTTGTTCGACCCAAGTCACCATGAAGGCTATACACAAGCTTTGAAAGATGTCAAACAATCGAAGGGTCGCGGAATCAGAGAATTGGTGGCCAAGGGTATGGGTACGCATCACGCTGGTATGCCGCGTTCGGACCGCAACATGATCGAACGCCTATTCGCTGCAGGTGTACTGAAAGTGCTCTGCTGTACGGCGACCTTGGCTTGGGGTGTCAACTTGCCAGCTGCTGCGGTCATCATCAAGGGCACCCAGCTTTACAGTGCTGAGGCCGGTAAGTTTGTTGATCTTGGCATCCTTGATGTGCTCCAGATCTTTGGTCGTGCTGGTCGTCTACAGTATCAGGATACTGGTATTGGCATGATCATTACCTCGCAAGACAAGCTGCAGCACTACCTCATGGCCGTCACTCAACAGCAGCCAATCGAATCGCAATTCAGTAAGAAACTGGTCGACAACCTCAATGCTGAGATCGCATTAGGCACGGTCACGAGTGTACCAGAAGCCGTGACATGGCTCGGATACTCATATCTCTTTGTGCGCATGAAGAAGAACCCTATCGCCTATGGTATCGAATGGATGGAGCTGCAGCACGACCCAAACTTGGTTCAACGGCGACGTGATCTCATCGTGAGAGCTGCGAATGTACTCCAGCAAAGCCAGATGATCATTTTCAACCCCACCACGGAGGAGTTGCGGTCAAAAGATGTCGGTCGTATCGCCAGCCAGTTCTACGTCCTGCAAACCAGCGTCGAAATCTTCAACACGATGATGCGACCAAGAGCGACTGAAGCGGATGTCCTGAAGATGATCAGCATGAGCGGCGAGTTCGACAACATTACTAGCCGCGAGACTGAAGAGAAGGAGCTGATGCGACTGAAAGATGAGGCCGCACCATGTGACATTGAGGGCGGCATTGGTACACAGCACGGCAAGACCAACGTCTTGCTGCAATCGTATATCAGCAAGGCCAACCTCGAGGACTTCACGCTAGTGTCCGATACAGCGTACGTGGCCCAGAATGCGGCTCGTATCTGCAGAGCGTTGTTCATGATTGCGCTTAACAGGCGCTGGGGATATCAGTGCCTGGTACTGCTGAGTATGTGCAAGAGCATTGAGAAAAGAGTATGGCCATACGAACATCCTTTTCACCAATTCGACCTTCCACAGTCCGTCATCCGCCATCTTGATGAGAAGGGTGGCACGGCATCGATCGAGACGTTGCGCGAGATGGAGTCGGCAGAGATTGGAAGCCTGGTGCATAACCAGAAGATGGGCAGCACGATCGGCAAGTTACTCGATAACTTCCCGACAGTTGCAGTCGAAGCTGAGATCGCACCATTGAACCGCGACGTGTTGCGTGTGAAGCTGTTCATTACTCCAGAGTTTAGATGGAATGACCGTCATCACGGCAAAAGCGAGAGTTACTGGATCTGGGTCGAGAACTCCGAGACAAGCGAGATCTACCACCACGAGTACTTCATCTTGAGCCGCAGAAAGCTTTATGATGATCATGAGCTCAACTTCACGATACCACTATCCGACCCGCTGCCCAGCCAGATCTATGTACGAGCTGTCAGCGACCGTTGGCTCGGCGCAGAGACAGTCACTCCAGTGTCTTTCCAGCACTTGATCCGACCAGACACTGAAAGTGTATACACGGACTTGTTGAACCTCCAACCGCTTCCGATCAAGGCGCTCAAGAATTCTCTGCTCGAGGAGATATATGGTCAGCGGTTCCAGTTCTTCAATCCTATGCAGACGCAACTGTTCCACTGCATGTACCACACACCGGCGAATGTGCTCCTCGGCTCCCCTACCGGATCTGGCAAGACCATCGCTTGTGAGCTTGCCATGTGGTGGGCGTTCAGAGAGAAACCAGGCAGCAAAGTCGTGTACATTGCACCCATGAAAGCGCTTGTCCGCGAACGTGTTCAGGATTGGAGCAAACGTCTCACCAGGCAGATGGGTCTGAAGCTTGTCGAATTGACTGGTGATAACACACCAGACACGAGGACCATCCGCGATGCCGACATCATCGTCACGACACCCGAGAAGTGGGACGGTATCAGTCGTAGCTGGCAGACCAGAAGCTATGTCCAACAAGTCAGCCTCGTCATCATTGATGAGATTCATCTTCTAGGTGGTGATCGAGGTCCCATTCTCGAGATCATTGTCAGTCGTATGAACTACATTGCTTCGCAGAAGAAGGGTTCTGTCAGACTTGTTGGCATGTCCACGGCTTGCGCCAACGCCATGGATCTTGCCAACTGGCTCGGCGTCAAAGAGGGTCTGTTCAACTTCCGTCACTCGGTGCGTCCAGTACCGTTGGAGATCTACATAGATGGCTTCCCGGAACAACGTGGATTCTGTCCGTTGATGCAAAGCATGAATCGACCTACGTTCTTGGCGATCAAGTCGCACTCGCCTGATAAGCCTGTCATTGTCTTCGTTGCGTCCCGACGACAGACGAGATTGACTGCAAGAGATCTCATCAACTTCTGCGGTATGGAAGACAACCCAAGGCGCTTCGTGCACATGTCAGAAGATGACCTTGCGCTCAACCTGGACAGAGTCAAGGACGACGCGCTGAGAGAAGCGATGAGCTTCGGCATTGGTCTTCATCATGCTGGTCTCGGTGAGTCCGACAGGCAGCTCTCCGAGGAACTCTTCGCAAATAACAAGATCCAAATCTTGGTCGCGACCAGTACCCTGGCTTGGGGTGTCAACTTGCCAGCTCATCTAGTAGTTGTCAAAGGCACTCAGTTCTTCGACGCTAAGATCGAGGGTTACAAGGACATGGACTTGACAGATGTGCTCCAGATGCTTGGTCGTGCTGGAAGACCTCAGTTCGACACTTCCGGTATCGCGCGTATCTTCACGCAAGACTCGAAGAAAGCGTTCTACAAGCACTTCTTGCACACTGGCTTCCCGGTCGAATCATCTTTGCACAATGTGTTGGACAACCATTTGGGCGCCGAAGTGTCAGCTGGTACCATTGCTACAAAGCAAGATGCGCTCGACTACTTGACCTGGACGTTCTTCTTCCGCAGATTGCACAAGAATCCTTCATACTATGGTCTCGAGATATCTGCGGAGGAAAACAACACCATCGCGGCACAGGAAGCGGCGAACGACTACATGATCGAGATGGTCGATAAGTCACTGTCAGAGCTGGCTGACTCGAAATGTATCTCGATCATGCCGAATGGCGACGTGGACCCGACTCCACTTGGCAAGATCATGTCGTACTACTATCTCGCCCACAAGACGATCAGGACTTTGACCGAGTTCGCTAAGCCGACAGCCACGTTTGAGGACGTGCTGTCTTGGATGTGTCGCGCGACAGAATATGATGAGCTACCAGTTCGCCACAATGAGGACCTCATCAACGCTGAGCTTTCGAACAATCTACCACTAAAGGCAGATCGACTCGGCCTCGTCATGTGGGATCCTCACGTCAAGGCGCACCTTCTCCTGCAAGCTCACTTCTCGCGCATTGACTTGCCCATCAGCGATTACGTGGGTGACCAGAACTCCGTCTTGGATCAAGCCATCCGTATTCTCCAAGCCAGTATCGATGTGCTCACCGAGCTGGGCTATCTGCAGAGTTGCAAGATGATGATGACACTGCTTCAGTGTGTGAAGTCGGCCAGATGGCCGGACGATGGACCATTGTCAACCTTCAACGGTGTCCCGcccgagaaggagaagaagcgCATTGCAGAAGGCAATAGTAAGCCACAAACACTGATTGAAGCCACGACAGCGCCCAAGTCCACGATCGAGGAGGCCCTGAAGAAGGTCGGCTTGCCGAATCCATCTCATGGCAGGGTCTTCAAAGCCTTGGGTCAATTGCCACAACTCCGCGTTACCGTGACGGATGTCAATGCTGTCGGTCTCGCTGTCAATCTCTCCCGCACGAACCAACTCGAGAACCGCGACCACCGCATCTACGCTCCACGATATCCCAAGCCGCAGACTGAAGGTTACTTTGTCCTCATTTCGGATGCTGCCACCGGTGACATTCTGGGTCTCAAGCGAGTCAGCTGGCCGTCTGCAGACAAAGTGAAGGGTGCTAACACCAGCAGACCATCGACCAGAGCCACGATGAAGCTGCCCAACTCTGACAAGGAGAGGAAGGTCCAGGTCGCGGTCGTCAGTGATAGCTACATTGGCATGGAGTGGACGACTGAGGACGTGGAGATTCCAGCTACACCTCAGGTCATGGATGATGGGTTGAAGAAGGGTGGTGATGGCAGTGGTGCTATGACTTTGCCACCGGATACAGTGGCGCATAAGTAG
- a CDS encoding Aurofusarin cluster transcription factor aurR2 — protein sequence MEAQPQKRDNHTPSCAVCQRRKVKCDRVYPCAACTKSGLECAFPPPRNGKRARRSTTHQHGPQMQEPAARPPYSSAPHVDRATAGYSGGMRHGSNELPSPESTISTGTNNARLVSDGAGYRYVNNHLWSALSTDGHADGRSPGASTEDHKSSGAGSRSGHAIYEDIARGGDEGSEGRSFLFGNASSDSRSVAEQPVPPANHVVFLWQTFLANVDPVMKISHAPTIQPILLGQIGRPNIPANEKVLVSAIYFISTVSLTDEQCVGSLQDTRANLLKRNRIATEAALSAAGFITTTDTMVLQALILYLAALRSLGEVQTVWSLFGLAIRIAGTIGLARDGTSFNLSPFETEMRRRLWWGIVYFDGRMAELVGQDGDLMGNDYEAAQPSNLNDNDLFPTMSRFPEPRKGPSDAIYLQARILSVTVARRLQGLAGPQGTWHKLREATMSTREKLDIMHHIEQRYNAEILEICDPSVPLQYLSINTARTFATKLRLIARIPIVDLDRDWEDPTGFSENAFLLSMDLLQLQVDLWCEPMVAQWRWHWQAHFQWYALVSLLRQTRLRQTGHGISRAWMLIQKAFEIIIPTLELGERKSLLLSGIHNLLDAAKRQQDQADSAAHDRKPPAQRNTPVMVQQPGPAMPPNGFSAGYGARPHTAVLPSMEQVRSQAQTPVSFGVSATALEQADPIFGLDLDAIDWVEFDRLATELCQQ from the coding sequence ATGGAGGCACAACCGCAGAAACGCGACAATCATACTCCATCATGCGCTGTGTGTCAGAGGCGCAAGGTGAAGTGCGATCGAGTGTATCCCTGTGCGGCATGTACGAAGTCGGGGCTTGAATGCGCCTTTCCGCCACCTCGAAATGGGAAACGTGCGCGGCGGAGTACCACGCACCAGCATGGTCCTCAAATGCAGGAACCCGCAGCAAGACCTCCCTACTCATCGGCTCCCCATGTGGACCGTGCCACTGCAGGGTACTCTGGAGGCATGAGGCACGGGAGCAATGAGCTCCCTTCTCCAGAGTCGACGATCAGCACAGGTACGAATAATGCTCGGCTGGTCTCGGATGGCGCGGGTTATCGTTATGTCAACAATCACCTCTGGAGCGCTCTTTCTACAGACGGCCATGCCGACGGGAGAAGTCCAGGTGCCAGCACAGAAGATCACAAGTCCAGTGGTGCTGGCTCGCGATCAGGACACGCAATCTACGAAGACATCGCTCGCGGCGGCGACGAAGGCTCCGAAGGTCGTAGCTTTTTGTTCGGCAATGCTTCATCAGATTCACGATCAGTGGCGGAACAGCCCGTCCCTCCTGCAAATCATGTTGTCTTCTTGTGGCAGACCTTTCTTGCTAACGTGGATCCGGTCATGAAGATCTCGCATGCTCCGACGATTCAACCCATCTTGCTGGGCCAAATAGGACGGCCAAACATTCCTGCAAACGAGAAGGTCCTGGTGTCTGCAATCTACTTCATCAGCACTGTCTCGCTTACAGATGAGCAGTGTGTAGGCTCACTTCAAGACACGCGTGCAAATCTGTTAAAGAGGAATCGGATAGCCACTGAAGCGGCCTTGTCTGCAGCTGGCTTCATTACGACAACCGATACGATGGTCTTGCAGGCATTGATACTCTACCTCGCAGCTCTACGTAGTCTTGGTGAGGTTCAGACGGTCTGGTCACTGTTTGGGCTAGCGATTCGGATAGCAGGGACCATTGGGCTCGCCCGAGATGGGACGTCGTTCAATTTGTCGCCATTCGAGACAGAGATGCGGCGGCGCTTGTGGTGGGGAATCGTCTACTTCGATGGGCGAATGGCCGAGCTCGTAGGACAGGACGGAGACCTCATGGGTAATGACTACGAAGCGGCGCAGCCATCGAATCTTAACGACAACGATCTGTTCCCGACGATGTCGCGCTTTCCCGAACCGCGCAAAGGTCCCAGCGATGCTATCTATCTTCAGGCCAGAATTTTGAGTGTGACCGTGGCCAGACGGCTGCAGGGTTTGGCTGGACCGCAAGGAACGTGGCATAAGCTGAGAGAAGCCACAATGTCAACCCGCGAAAAGCTCGACATCATGCATCACATCGAGCAAAGATATAATGCTGAGATTCTGGAGATATGCGACCCTAGTGTGCCACTGCAATATCTCAGCATCAACACAGCTAGAACGTTCGCAACCAAACTTCGCCTGATTGCTCGTATACCAATTGTCGATCTAGACCGCGACTGGGAGGATCCCACTGGCTTCTCAGAGAATGCTTTCCTGTTGAGCATGGATTTGTTGCAGCTCCAAGTAGACCTTTGGTGTGAGCCCATGGTAGCGCAATGGCGATGGCATTGGCAAGCGCATTTCCAGTGGTATGCATTGGTAAGCTTGCTGCGTCAGACCCGTCTGCGGCAAACTGGACATGGTATCTCTCGAGCCTGGATGCTGATTCAAAAGGCCTTCGAGATTATCATTCCCACACTGGAGCTGGGTGAGAGGAAGAGTCTACTCTTGTCTGGTATCCACAACCTTCTAGACGCTGCGAAACGGCAGCAGGATCAGGCGGACTCTGCGGCCCATGACCGGAAGCCTCCAGCGCAGCGGAACACGCCTGTCATGGTGCAGCAGCCGGGACCAGCGATGCCTCCGAATGGCTTCAGCGCTGGGTATGGTGCGAGGCCTCACACGGCTGTTCTTCCCAGTATGGAGCAGGTTCGCAGTCAAGCGCAGACTCCAGTATCTTTTGGCGTTTCGGCGACGGCATTAGAACAAGCAGATCCAATCTTTGGCCTTGACCTGGATGCCATCGATTGGGTTGAGTTCGATCGTCTTGCTACGGAGCTCTGCCAACAGTAA
- a CDS encoding FAD-dependent monooxygenase fsr3, whose product MTKFDANINDVPLINGNGSLSQDEVRCSASTGVNVLIVGAGVGGLTAALECHRKGHSVRVLDRSTEASAGGDMFTIGSSALKMLEHYPGMMREYDEVSVHNLWMRFSKWTGEVIGPTFPFGAGAPGTERYKAAKPPMETQLQPQFHAMLYHQLERFGIEVRFDMRVMEYVEDLDRGLGGVLTDKGERFEADLIIAADGFNSKSQMMVPRTTGDARPTGRTVFRGAFPLEIAQADPLVNDVFGLRDGKDPMMQAWLGPDTHSVILAYLDKHGKNGKLAFGLAFREPEGQTRQESWHDTVSSEEMLSIIERLPGWSGAMKQLISLTPPETIVAWPLNPRNPNPVWHSPGASVLQLGDAAHPFLPTSGNGATQAIEDSVTIAECLAQAGKDLVTTAVKVHNLLRADRVSCFQLLGFANAERFQ is encoded by the exons ATGACAAAGTTCGATGCGAACATCAACGATGTCCCGCTCATCAACGGAAATGGATCTCTGTCCCAGGATGAGGTGCGCTGCTCAGCGTCAACAGGTGTCAACGTGCTCATTGTAGGTGCTGGAGTGGGCGGGCTTACTGCGGCGCTCGAATGTCATCGCAAAGGACATTCCGTGAGGGTGCTGGACAGATCTACAGAAGCGAGCGCAGGAG GTGACATGTTCACGATTGGATCGAGTGCTCTCAAGATGCTGGAGCATTACCCGGGCATGATGCGCGAATATGACGAGGTCTCTGTGCACAACCTGTGGATGAGGTTTTCGAAGTGGACCGGTGAAGTTATTGGACCAACGTTTCCTTTCGGCGCAGGTGCCCCAGGAACGGAGAGATACAAAGCCGCGAAGCCGCCAATGGAGACTCAGCTTCAACCACAATTTCATGCTATGCTGTACCACCAGCTAGAGCGATTTGGGATCGAGGTTCGATTCGACATGCGGGTGATGGAGTACGTCGAGGATTTAGACCGCGGTCTCGGTGGTGTGCTCACGGATAAGGGCGAGCGCTTCGAAGCTGATCTCATCATTGCCGCCGACGGCTTCAATTCAAAGTCGCAAATGATGGTGCCGCGTACCACTGGTGATGCGAGACCTACAGGCAGAACTGTCTTTCGAGGTGCGTTTCCACTCGAAATCGCACAAGCCGATCCGCTGGTCAACGATGTATTCGGCCTCAGAGACGGTAAGGACCCGATGATGCAAGCATGGCTTGGACCAGATACACACTCTGTCATCCTGGCATACCTGGACAAACATGGTAAAAACGGAAAGCTGGCGTTCGGCTTAGCGTTTCGTGAGCCAGAGGGTCAGACTAGGCAAGAGTCATGGCATGACACAGTCTCGAGCGAGGAGATGTTGAGTATCATTGAGCGTCTGCCGGGCTGGTCTGGTGCTATGAAGCAATTGATCAGCCTGACACCGCCAGAGACGATCGTTGCGTGGCCACTGAACCCACGCAATCCAAACCCAGTCTGGCACTCACCAGGAGCAAGCGTTCTGCAGCTTGGTGATGCTGCACATCCTTTCTTGCCAACGAGTGGGAACGGTGCAACCCAAGCCATCGAAGACAGTGTGACGATCGCAGAGTGTTTGGCACAAGCTGGGAAAGATCTGGTTACCACGGCAGTCAAAGTGCACAACCTGCTTCGAGCGGATCGAGTCTCTTGTTTTCAGCTTCTTGGCTTTGCCAATGCTGAGCGCTTCCAGTAG
- a CDS encoding DASH complex subunit dad4, which translates to MESPHEHQQSLLLSRIITNVEKLNDAIMVLNKSLQEINVQNMNVELVAQMLKNYQSNVLFHLEATDSLKEPS; encoded by the exons ATG gagagcccgcACGAGCATCAACAGAGTCTCCTGCTCTCCCGTATCATCACCAACGTG GAGAAACTGAACGACGCTATCATGGTCCTGAACAAGAGCCTCCAG GAGATCAACGTCCAGAACATGAATGTGGAGCTCGTGGCTCAGATGTTGAAGAACTACCAGTCGAATGTGCTTTTTCATCTTGAAG CCACCGATAGTCTGAAGGAGCCATCATGA
- a CDS encoding Zinc-type alcohol dehydrogenase-like protein, translating into MASNHSTTRRAYRRTDDFTPGTTKIKIAEEALPLPLAATSVLIKVHAVALNYRDASISNGGNPWPVTPHEVIGNDAAGEVIAVGDQVKTLKIGDRWRRSWLAADEDGVLADYLVYDEKVLGKLPTYLDWVQASIVPCAGVTAWSALKGAEIGQSVLIQGLPDYRRRAYDVRLTKFVTGTGGVAMFAPKRARSMGLKVILSSSRDKKLKNVCDLFTEPPILTVNYATNAEWHEDVLKHTDGAGVDLIVENGGPGTLLKSMKCTRRGGTISQVGHLDRQKFDDALEIVPTLIDRRILLRGINAGSKTDMDDLCAALTATSIRFDDIIDSTWPFEKADEALQCLWEGKQIGKVVIKILD; encoded by the exons ATGGCCAGCAACCACTCAACGACGAGACGAGCTTATCGCCGAACAGACGACTTCACACCAGGCACAACAAAGATCAAGATCGCAGAAGAAGCACTGCCATTGCCACTCGCTGCAACAAGTGTCTTGATCAAAGTTCATGCCGTGGCTCTCAATTACAGAGATGCCAGCATCTCGAACGGTGGCAACCCTTGGCCCGTAACACCTCACGAGGTCATCGGCAACGATGCGGCTGGTGAGGTGATTGCTGTTGGTGATCAAGTCAAGACTCTCAAGATTGGAGATCGA TGGAGACGATCATGGCTCGCTGCTGACGAGGATGGGGTGTTGGCGGATTATCTTGTCTACGACGAGAAGGTGCTTGGGAAGTTGCCTACGTATCTTGACTGGGTGCAGGCCAGTATAGTGCCTTGCGCGGGTGTGACGGCTTGGTCGGCGTTGAAAGGTGCAGAGATTGGACAGAGTGTCTTGATACAAGGTCTGCCAGATTATCGCCGACGAGCGTATGATGTTAGGCTGACGAAGTTTGTGACAGGTACTGGTGGCGTTGCCATGTTCGCTCCAAAGCGTGCAAGATCTATGGGCCTCAAGGTCATTCTCAGCTCGTCCCGTGACAAGAAGCTGAAGAATGTCTGCGACCTGTTTACAGAACCGCCGATTCTGACTGTCAACTACGCCACAAATGCAGAGTGGCATGAAGATGTGCTCAAGCATACTGATGGCGCCGGTGTTGATCTCATTGTCGAGAACGGCGGTCCTGGGACCCTGCTCAAGAGCATGAAGTGCACTCGTCGAGGTGGTACCATCAGCCAAGTTGGCCATCTGGATCGGCAGAAGTTCGATGATGCCTTGGAGATTGTCCCTACTCTGATTGATAGGAGGATCCTTCTGAG AGGTATCAACGCAGGGTCAAAGACAGATATGGACGATCTTTGTGCCGCTCTCACAGCTACCAGTATTCGTTTCGACGACATTATCGATTCGACCTGGCCATTTGAGAAAGCCGATGAGGCACTGCAGTGCCTTTGGGAAGGCAAGCAGATCGGAAAGGTCGTCATCAAGATTTTGGATTGA